A window of Nocardiopsis sp. Huas11 genomic DNA:
CCACCCGCGCATCGGGGACAAGGCCGAGGGAGAGAGCACCGAGGCCGCCTGGTCGCGCGGGGAACAGTCCGCGTTCGCCGCCGACACCGACGACGCCTCGCTGCGCGTCCAGCGGATCTTCGAGTTCGCCCAGCGCGAGTACGAGGGCCGGTTCGGTCAGATCTACCTGGTGTGCGCCAGCGGCCGCACGAGCCGCGAACTCCTCGCGGACCTCATCGGCCGGTTGGAGAACGACCAGGAGACCGAACTGACCGTGGTCGGAAACGAACTGCGCAAGATCGCCGGACTCCGGCTCGAGAAACTCCTGGACGCCGCATGAGCCACGTGACCACGCACATCCTCGACGCCGCGCTGGGCCGCCCCGCGCGCGAGGTCCCCGTCCGGCTGGAGGCGGCGGCCGACTCCGCGCGCACCTCCTGGAAGCCCGTGGCCGAGGGGCGCACCAACACCGACGGGCGCGTGCCCGACTTCGGCCCCGACCAGCTGCCGGCCGGGTTCTACCGGGTCGTCTTCGACACCCAGGCTTACTTCGACGCGACCGGGCAGAGCGGTTTCTACCCCGAGGTCACCATCGTCTTCCACCTGGCCGACGAGGACGCGCACTACCACGTGCCGCTGCTGCTGAGCCCGTTCGCCTACTCGACCTACCGCGGCTCCTAGCCGCCCGCGACGGCGACGGCCCTCCGGCCGCCCGCCGCACACCCCCACGGAAAGGAGCCGCCGGACGGTATCGACCGCGGACACACCCCACCTCTTCGAGTGCGCGACAGGTCCTTCCGCATGACCACAGCGGTCCTCCCTCGTACGCACGGCGCTACGGCGCGAACGATGACGACTTCAGTTCATGAACGAAAGCGAACGGAGTTCACCCTGATGGGCATCCGACTCGGAGACAACCAGTACGGCAAGGCCGAGGTACGCCTCGTCCACATCGACCGTGGCACCGACGTCCACCAGATCAAGGACGTCAACGTCACCTCACAGCTCCGCGGGGACCTGGAGACAGTGCACACGATCGGCGACAACAGCACGTGTCTGCCGACCGACACCCAGAAGAACACCGTCTACGCCAAGGCCCGTGAGTGGGGCGGCGTCGGCGCCATCGAGGACTTCGCCCTCGGACTCGCCCGGCACTTCGTCGACGAGCACGACTACGTGCACGGTGCGCGCCAGGAGATCCAGGAGTACTCCTGGGACCGCATCACCACCGCCTCCGGCCCCCACGACCACGCCTTCTCCCGGCGCGGCGCCGAGACCCGCACCACCGTGGTCCAAAAGGACGGCGACCAGGAGTGGGTCGTCTCCGGCTTCGAGGGCCTGACCGTCCTGAAGTCCACCGGGTCGGAGTTCCACGGCTACCCCAAGACCAAGTACACGACGCTCGCCGAGACCACCGACCGGATCCTGGCGACCGACGTGACCGCGCGCTGGCGCTACGTGGGCACCGGACACGACTTCGACAAGGCCTACGCCTCCATCCGCGCCCTGTGCCTGGAGGCCTTCGCCGAGACGCACAGCCTGGCCCTCCAGCAGACGCTGTACGAGATGGGCCGCGCCGTCCTGGAGGCCCACCCCGAGGTCGCGGAGATCCGCTTCTCCATGCCCAACAACCACCACTTCCTGGTGGACCTGTCGCCGTTCGACCTGGAGAACCCGGGCGAGGTGTTCTTCGCCGCCGACCGCCCCTACGGCAAGATCGAGGCCACCGTCGAGCGTGACGACGCGCCCGACGCGGGCGACGCCTGGAAGAACGTGCCCGGCTTCGTCTAGGACGCCCTCCGGGGCGTCTCCCGCGCCTCGGCACCCTGGCCCGAACCAGGTCCGTCCGCGCCGGGGCCCGACGCCGCGCCGTGCGCGCCGCAGGGCCGGGTCCCGGCTCCCTTCCGCCCCTTGACGGGGTTCCACCGTTCGAGGTCGCACCCCTCGCCGACTCGCGTCGCGACGCGGCCGCCCGTCACCCGCCATCGCCCCCGGGCGCTGCGCGGGAGTAGGGCCACCGCCCCCGACCGACGGCCTCCGGCCGCAGCCCCGGCTGCGGCGTGCCTGGGAACGGCCGTCGGCCAGGGACGAAACCACCGGGTTCCACACCCGAGAAACCGGTCACCCCCCACCGGTGACCACCAACCGCGAAGGCTGGAAACTGGCCATGAACGACAGTCCGTCCGCGAAGGACTCGGCCACAACGAAGCCCAACCCCTCACCCACGACCCCCCGCCCCGAGGACGAGCGCCCGCCGTTCCGGCT
This region includes:
- the uraH gene encoding hydroxyisourate hydrolase, whose product is MSHVTTHILDAALGRPAREVPVRLEAAADSARTSWKPVAEGRTNTDGRVPDFGPDQLPAGFYRVVFDTQAYFDATGQSGFYPEVTIVFHLADEDAHYHVPLLLSPFAYSTYRGS
- the pucL gene encoding factor-independent urate hydroxylase, whose amino-acid sequence is MGIRLGDNQYGKAEVRLVHIDRGTDVHQIKDVNVTSQLRGDLETVHTIGDNSTCLPTDTQKNTVYAKAREWGGVGAIEDFALGLARHFVDEHDYVHGARQEIQEYSWDRITTASGPHDHAFSRRGAETRTTVVQKDGDQEWVVSGFEGLTVLKSTGSEFHGYPKTKYTTLAETTDRILATDVTARWRYVGTGHDFDKAYASIRALCLEAFAETHSLALQQTLYEMGRAVLEAHPEVAEIRFSMPNNHHFLVDLSPFDLENPGEVFFAADRPYGKIEATVERDDAPDAGDAWKNVPGFV
- the uraD gene encoding 2-oxo-4-hydroxy-4-carboxy-5-ureidoimidazoline decarboxylase; this translates as MPETNASPPGRASDSGLDRLNALSPAELRTELAQCLDIERWVEAVASAAPFADRRGLLDHADKHARAVSTDEVASALARHPRIGDKAEGESTEAAWSRGEQSAFAADTDDASLRVQRIFEFAQREYEGRFGQIYLVCASGRTSRELLADLIGRLENDQETELTVVGNELRKIAGLRLEKLLDAA